The genomic interval CTGATTTGGAGACCATAGACTGCCTACTTTCTTTGGAACTGATAGTGCTCTGTACTGTGTTCTGAGGATCGGCATTCAGAGTGAAGATTAAAGCAAAGATGTTTAGGTCCTTATCTCTGACATCTGGGTTCTTTTGCTCCTACCTGGGGAAACAGTTTCCTTAAATGTCTATTCTGAGTATAGGACACACGTTCTGTGACAGGATCCCAGCATCTTTTCAGTAGACCCCCTTAGGGTGGGACTCAGGATTTCTCAGCAGCTGCCACCTCACTGCTCACCTTGGTCTGGTACCAGGACTCAGCCTCAGCCCGGCTCCTCTGAGCAATCTCCTCATATTGTGCCTTGACCTCAGCGATGATGCTGTCCAGGTCCAGGTTACGGTTGTTGTCCATGGACAGGATGACAGAAGTGTCTGAGATGTGAGTTTGCATCTGAGACAGTTCCTAAAGAACACAAGGTCTTAATGTCACCTGTGCCTGTGATGTTTCCAGAGGTTCCCAATACccatctcttccccctttccAGAGCCCCATCAGGGTGAGAGGCAGGGATGCTTACTGCATCATAGAAGGCTCTCAGGAAATTGATCTCATCTACAAGGCTGTCGGCCTTGGCTTGCAGCTCAACCTTATTCATGTAGGCACCATCCACGTCCTGGAAAGAGTCAACAACATGGAGTCAGCTGAGCCCTCCTGCCCCGCCCTCCATCTTTTGTCTCCCCGGCAGCCCTCCTCTCAAATGAGCCAGAGGTGCAGAGCCATGGCTCTCCTTCAGCAGAGAACCTGCGCTCCTGACTCAATCAGCTCACCTTCTTCAGGGTCACAAATTCATTTTCTGCTGCTGTGCGCTTGTTGATTTCATCCTCGTATCTACAGGAAGAAGGGTATAGCACATTTGAGCCAGGGAGTGGAGGAAAATAAAGGCAGCCTGTGATCCTATACTTTCTGTAATTGGAATATGTCAAAATTCATCCTTTCTGCCACACAGAGCCAAAAGATCATTTTTGTTGCTACTACAATTTTTCACTTCTTTACTCTCCCATAACCCTTTGATCTTACATATTTACTCTTTGGTCAcaatttgtgattttcttttcatcAACATATTTTGCTAAGAGTGGTGCCCACATCTAGACCTGGTCACTACCAGTTTAGAGGTGTGAGTTTTAGAAACAACCCATTCCTCTTCCTTAACTCACTTATTCTTGAAGTCTTCCACCATGTCTTGCATGCCTCTGAGCTCTGAGTCCAGGCGGCCTCTCTCTCCAGTGATGGAGTCCAGCTGCCTCCTGAGGTTGTTGATGTACTGCTCAAACAGAGGCTCCAGGTTCTGCCTCACAGTCTTGGTTCCTTGCTCTTGGAGCAGGGTCCACTTTGTGTCCAGGACTTTGTTCTGCTGCTCCAGGAACCGCACCTGGAGACAAAAGATGGTGGTCATTTGTTAGGcaaaggtaggaaggaagaagtGTCTGTTAGCAGGTCCCAGTGGGCCTGGGCTTCCCCATGATGCATGGTCCTGAGCACATACAGGGGCTGAGAATCAGCATTTTGCCCCCCACCCATTTTCTTTTGCACCATATAGACTCCTAGGGAAATTTCAACGGCCCACTAAGGGTCTTGTCTTCCAAGTTATGGAGCCAATTCCTTCTCTATTTTATAGGTACAATCACAAATCTAGTTTAAAAATAGTATGTATTGATTTATTGCACAAGGGTTTTTTTAATTATGGGTAGGATCTCAGTTATAAAGGATGTAAATGTTGCCCAAGGATTAGGATCCTATCTATCTTCCCATTTAGCACAGGCATCTCCTCTAAAATTTCCCAGTTGTGCAATTAGCTGCTTCTCGAGTAAATTAGCATTTCtacatattgtaaaaatggctctattttcttttctcagaaaagaaaaatccttttttttttttaacttttccccTCTTCCCTGACTCCCAAGTGGAATAACCGGTCCCATAGCCCTGGCATTCGTTTGCAACCTCTCAGATCCTAAGAAGGGAAGGCATAGTCTGGTATTGTCTTTGCCTCATCTGTGCTTTTGGGCTATCAAGTGTGTAAGGTCATCATCAGCTGGAATGAGGGTCATGGAGGACACCAGGCAGTTCTAAATGTTCCCACCTCCTGGAATCATATCATTAGTCTGAGACCCCTTCCCGTGCCCtagcccctcctccccccacagcAGGAAGTTTGTTGTGTCTGTAGCTAAGGTCTCTGAATGTCCCACGGAGGGCTGGGCCTTCCCCTCACCTTGTCGATGAAGGAGGCGAACTTGTTGTTGAGGGTTTTGATCTGCTCGCGCTCCTCTGTCCTCACCCGCTGGATGGTGGGGTCGATTTGCAGGTTCAGAGGAGTCAGGAGGTTCTGGTTGATGGTGACTTCTTGGATGCCTCCAGGGGGGCACACGGGGAAGCCAGCGCCCCCGTAGCCACCACCGAAGCCAGCTCCTCCACCAAGCCCAAAGCTACCACCAGCTCCGCCGCCAAAACCAAATCCGCTGCTGGCTCCACCTCCAAAGCCATAGCCACCTCCAATTCTGCTGCCATATCCGCCACCGATGCCACAGCTGCCTGCTCCCATGGAGATCCTCGTGGAGCCCCCCACGCCATAGAGGCTCCTGCTGCCAAAGCCAGCTCCTGCGCCCACTGCCCCGAAGCCGCCACTGCCCCTGGAGCGGCACACGGACACACTGCTGAAGCCAGAGCGGTTCAGCCCAGGGACTCTGGCTGAGCTGGCACTGTAGCCACGGCGGCTGGTGCTTTGGGTCCTGATGGTGGATTTGCTAGACATGGTTCCTGGAGATGCGAAGTCTGAGGATGGCGGGAGTGACTGCAGGGCAGAGCTGAGGAGCAGATGAGTGAGATGGGCTGCGGGTGGCAGCTTATATATGGTGCAAATGGGCTGGGCTGAGGCCTGGAAGGTGAGCTTGCAGAGTGGGAAGGGCTGGGCTTTACAAATAATGAGATCACCCCCAACTTCTAGAAAGGTATGAAACATGAAGATTGCTTTTTTGGCCTCCTTTAGTCATAGAGAAATTCTCCTGCCTTCCAGCCTTGACTTGATCTCAACACAATGAGCCTGGATATAAAGTCACTGAAGTCATGACTTAGTCATTTCTCAAACAAAGAAGACAAGGAGCTGATCTGTGATAATTGTCCCTTCCTTCTGCTTATTCAGCCACTCCCTGTTGCCCCCTTACCACACAGGTTTTCATCTCCACCTGCTCCTCCCTTCCCAGTGGAGTGGGACTCTCCCTGAGGGTGTCCTAGCATTTGCCCAATGTACCAAGCAAGAAATAGCCTGCTGCATTTTTTCCTCCAAGTTTGAGCCCGTTCTTCTGAAGCTCTTAGCTGTACTTCCCAGTAGGATGGGGATATTTTGCAGACATGACACTCCTTTCGATGGTCAGTGGGTAGAGAGCTGTGTTTTTTTCATCATAAGAGCACTGTTCTGTGTCCTGTGTGATAGACTACCCACTTGGCACTTTCCTGAGGATAGGAGTAGACATCACCTGACCTCCACAGGAGTTTCCATCCTGCCCACACCTTCCTCACTACTATTTGCTTTCCCATCTGGCTGATTGTCATGGAAAGCTGTCTTTCCAGTTGCAATTCATACACATCTTCCTCTCTGCTGATTTGGAATGTTTACTCAGagcttcaattttaaaaaatccaaaatgagGAAGACCAAAATAGCTAAGGAATTCACAGAATTTTTATTCCCATCAGTTTTGACATTTCTTAGGAATCATGAATAAGACATCCTAGTAGGGTGTGTACAGAACATTGAGGGGCTTCTGGAAGCAATGAATGACTAAAATGTGCTCTTACAAGTATGATGATTTcacaagtaaaatttaaatttatatttcagtaCTTGACATCTCAAATCTCTATACACTTTCTTGGAGGGAAGGCAGGATGTCAAATGAGAGTGTTGCTTGCTTTACAGCAGAGTGAATTTCATGTTTTCCAGTCCACACATCACATACAGTACATGAGGAGACCTGAGAACAATTCTAGGTGTGTCGTTCTCTGAGCACATTTGGCTAAAGGAGGAACCGTGGGAGGAAAGGTCCACTCTTACATTGAGTACAAGACTGAGGAACAGTTTGAAACCCAGTCCCTTCTCTCCAACCTGTTGGGGGCTCAGCATCCATCAGGGTAGGGAGTTCCCTGGCCAAAGAGGTGCTAACTCAGCGTCTGGCAGGAAAGAGATACCTTCTGCAGACAACGGAAGCAGCTGCCCTCCCTCCACCCTGGTTGCACAATGGTTCATGAAGAATGTGCTTCCACCCAGTTCTGGGAAACAGGTGCTGCCTCTCATGGTCTGGTACACTGATTCTTTCTAGTCTCTTGGGTTAGGGGTTTAGGTGTGGCATGGGTGGTGCTGGGCTGGGAAAGACAAGAGAGCAAATCAGATAGTAGCAGTTTGCATTTGT from Castor canadensis chromosome 8, mCasCan1.hap1v2, whole genome shotgun sequence carries:
- the LOC109684032 gene encoding keratin, type II cytoskeletal 6A, with product MSSKSTIRTQSTSRRGYSASSARVPGLNRSGFSSVSVCRSRGSGGFGAVGAGAGFGSRSLYGVGGSTRISMGAGSCGIGGGYGSRIGGGYGFGGGASSGFGFGGGAGGSFGLGGGAGFGGGYGGAGFPVCPPGGIQEVTINQNLLTPLNLQIDPTIQRVRTEEREQIKTLNNKFASFIDKVRFLEQQNKVLDTKWTLLQEQGTKTVRQNLEPLFEQYINNLRRQLDSITGERGRLDSELRGMQDMVEDFKNKYEDEINKRTAAENEFVTLKKDVDGAYMNKVELQAKADSLVDEINFLRAFYDAELSQMQTHISDTSVILSMDNNRNLDLDSIIAEVKAQYEEIAQRSRAEAESWYQTKYEELQVTAGRHGDDLRITKQEIAEINRMIQRLRSEIDHVKKQCASLQASIADAEQRGEMALKDARSKLEGLEDALQKAKQDMARLLKEYQELMNVKLALDVEIATYRKLLEGEECRLNGEGVGPVNISVVQSTVSSGYGSAGGASSGLSLGGGSGYSYSSGHSLGGGHSLGGGHSLGFSSGSGRGIGGSLSSSGGSTSTIKYTTTSSSKKSYRQ